In Mytilus trossulus isolate FHL-02 chromosome 6, PNRI_Mtr1.1.1.hap1, whole genome shotgun sequence, a single window of DNA contains:
- the LOC134723184 gene encoding cAMP-regulated D2 protein-like — translation MQNIVYPILSLFVSFNLVQSLPVVNTKYGPIAGLQENGVNAFLGVPYAQPPIGNLRWNNPVEKSKWANTFNATQFQPGCPQKGCKDTNPSFVCPDKTSEDCLYLNIWTPLSANASTDLPVMVYLHGGNFVHMSVSSMLFNGQYFAKLGQVILVTLDYRLGALGFLLTKDTPTQKGATGNYGILDQQFALKWVAENIKNFGGDPNKVTLFGQSAGAQSTIIHLMNAESSMYFQKAIIESAPISIPFKDRTEELFLGEMITLELKCQPNDMECLRSKTADEVAIAQKTVRGYPSSLKLLEFFEPLGPFVDGKVVPFQPLEAARLGHIQKKPFIIGSLTEETRIFIFEAWNRTIGPTLYTEALLATFGRNIVDILGMYPPNNPDDEREDLQISSTDFIFTCPTRNFTRSVKSETSIDAWVYIFDHFFSFDGWGKFTECNYHVCHGSDIPYVFQSFRYSSNFTTTPEENIMSDNLINYFANFAKNGDPSVGNSIPVNWPKYDKNTNWQSLRFKTPANELDSVFRDEYCSFWDAIGYNA, via the exons ATGCAGAATATTGTATATCCGATCTTGTCTCtttttgtgtcatttaattTGGTGCAGTCATTGCCTGTAGTGAATACTAAATATGGTCCAATAGCTGGTCTTCAGGAAAATGGTGTCAATGCATTTCTTGGTGTTCCGTATGCTCAACCTCCTATTGGAAACCTAAG ATGGAACAATCCAGTAGAGAAAAGCAAGTGGGCGAACACATTCAACGCCACTCAGTTTCAACCTGGTTGTCCACAGAAAGGATGCAAGGACACTAACCCATCATTCGTCTGTCCTGATAAG ACTTCTGAGGACTGTCTATATTTGAACATTTGGACTCCTTTGAGTGCTAATGCATCCACAGATCTTCCCGTAATGGTATATTTGCACGGAGGCAACTTTGTCCATATGAGTGTTTCTTCTATGCTGTTTAACGGCCAATATTTTGCAAAGTTGGGACAAGTAATACTGGTAACACTAGATTATAGACTTg GCGCACTAGGGTTTCTGTTAACAAAAGATACACCCACTCAGAAAGGGGCTACAGGCAACTATGGTATTCTAGATCAACAGTTTGCATTGAAATGGGTGgcagaaaatattaaaaacttcGGTGGAGACCCAAATAAG GTAACACTGTTTGGACAAAGCGCAGGTGCCCAGTCAACTATTATCCACTTAATGAATGCTGAAAGTTCAATGTATTTCCAAAAGGCAATAATAGAAAGTGCTCCGATATCTATCCCATTCAAAGACAGGACTGAAGAACTTTTCCTTGGAGAAATGATAACACTAGAACTTAAATGTCAACCAAATGACATGGAATGTCTTCGTTCTAAAACTGCTGATGAAGTTGCAATAGCACAAAAAACTGTCCGTGGTTATCCAAGTTCATTAAAACTTTTAGAGTTCTTTGAACCTTTGGGACCGTTTGTTGATGGTAAGGTTGTACCGTTTCAGCCTTTAGAGGCAGCACGGCTTGGTCATATACAGAAGAAGCCATTTATTATCGGATCTCTGACCGAAGAAACgagaatttttatatttgaagcATGGAATCGTACAATTGGTCCTACATTGTATACCGAAGCACTTCTAGCAACGTTTGGACGCAACATTGTTGACATCCTTGGAATGTATCCCCCGAACAATCCGGATGACGAACGCGAGGACTTACAAATTTCGTCGACTGATTTTATATTCACCTGTCCGACGAGAAATTTTACCAGATCAGTGAAATCAGAAACAAGCATTGACGCATGGGTTTACATTTTTGatcatttcttttcatttgatGGCTGGGGGAAATTCACAGAATGTAACTACCATGTGTGCCATGGCTCAGATATTCCATACGTGTTTCAATCATTTCGTTACAGTTCTAATTTTACCACAACACCCGAGGAGAATATAATGTCTGACAATTTGATAAACTATTTTGCCAATTTTGCCAAAAATGGAGATCCATCAGTAGGTAATTCAATTCCCGTCAATTGgccaaaatatgacaaaaatactaACTGGCAAAGTTTGAGATTTAAAACCCCAGCCAACGAGTTAGACAGTGTATTCAGGGACGAATATTGTTCATTTTGGGATGCAATAGGGTACAATGCATAA